DNA sequence from the Lonchura striata isolate bLonStr1 chromosome 7, bLonStr1.mat, whole genome shotgun sequence genome:
GAGgtgaatttttcttctctgtccaCATGTAGCTGTTTAATTCTGGGTAATCAGTAGCAAAGTGTGTCCTTTGGGAAGAAGTGGCCTCCCTCATCATCTGCCTGTTGTTGGAAGAGCTGTCTTGGTTTTTTCTTGGCACGTCTCCAGTAACTTGCTTTCAATTTGGACTGCCTTCAGCTTTGTCCCTTTGCTGAAAAAATCCATCACTGGTTTTCGCTGTCTGTTCACTGCTGTGATTCCTCAGACACACATGAGGACTCTCTTGGATGTTAATGATTGAAGAGCCCTAGTCTGATCAATGTTAAACATTTGAAATAATCTCCATTATCTCCAAGATGTTCTTCCAGGCTTTGGGcttaattattttgtaataaTTGGAAGACAGGCTATGTTCCAAAACCTGTGTGTTTTAACATCAGGTCAACTTGCTGAGCTTGAAGCATCTCTTAATGAATACTGTGGCAAAATTCCCAGTAGTCCATCTTTCCGTCCTGCTGCTGGCAATgtgtgctgtgcccagttcACAGGTAAAAATTGAGTGAAAATACTAAGTTATGTCCctttttaattaccaaaaaGATACATTTTGTAATTATGTTTAGAAATGTTTACTATAGAGTTTATTTATCTCTGATTTTTATCTGTGAGTAATGCTAGGTAGTGATTTGAAAAATTATATCTGTAAAATATCATTTTTTCCATGTCCCTTTATTGAGCAAATTCTTCTGGATTCAGATTATTTAGAATAGCTTATTAAGAGATCATGGAAAGTTTAGGTTTTTTATGTTGCTAAGTGCTATTTCCCCAGGGTTGGAAATAAGTATATCTTTGACATTTTAGTTCCCAAAAGAAGCACAGAAGAAATGGGATTATGTGGAATgatgctgctctgatagactgCTTCTCAAAATGCTACTTTAGCCAACACTTGGTAGTCCTGAGCTGTACTGAGATTGATGTATATTTATATTGGTCTGTCAAAAAAAAGTTCATTCTCTTCTCAGACATTACATCTGTATCTTCCTTTCTAGAAGACAACCTGTGGTATCGTGCTGCTGTTACAGCTTATGCTTCCGAAGACACTGTTTTGGTGAACTATATGGATTATGGTAATTCTGACTCTCTTCCACTGACCAGACTTCGTCCTATAATTCCGAGCTTGATGGACTTACCAGCTCAAGCCATAAGATGTAGCCTGGCAGGTATGAAGTAAATGATTAGCAGTTTCAAACCAGATAGGGGGAAAACAAGTGGTATTACATAACCACCACACCTGTAGTATCTCACAATGAAACATGGAGAAGCATGGAGGTAATGGTAGGCATTATTTCCAGAATTCTTAACTGTTGTGGCATATCTACAAAATGTGTCAAATATTTCAGAATGTACTTGCAGTTGTTGTACCTGTTCACACATTGGTGAGAGCTGGACTGACCTCAGAACCTTTCCATACTATGTGACTTTTTTAGGTGTAAAGCCACCATTAGGAGGAGTATGGACCTCAGAAGGTATTTCTTACATGAAAAAACTGGTGAAAGACAAAGTGTTGACAGTAAAAGTAGTGGATAAAGACAGTTCTAAATCCATGGTGGAGATTACAGATGCCTCAGTTATTCCAGTAATAAATGTGTCGAGCCTTCTCCTTGAGGAGGGCTTTGCAGCTGAGGAACTGAGCATGGCCTTACCAGCAGCCAGAGGGACTGATGCTGAGCAAGCCAACAGTGAGTATGAACACATCTTGCTGCCTTGACATTGTTTACCTCCTGCTAGAGTGGGTACAGAGAATGCAAGCTCTTATCTCTATGACCTTTTCAGTCTGGCTCATCAAGTCTAGCTTTCACAAGTCCAAAGTTTAGCCATGGCATCTTAACAGTAAAGaattgtgtgtctgtgtgtgtgtgtccaggtgtgcacGCTTAACAAAGTTGGAATTGCCTGCTTTTGGAATTGGTGCTTGCTCTTAGAAATCTTACAGTTTCCAGTTGAAGTAGGCTATGACTAGTTATTACCTATTTATTCCTACATCCTTATCCATTAGTGCAAATTATATTTGCTCTATTGTCATCTTAATTGTCCTATATTTTACACATAAAACCACATACTTAGTCCTTGAAAATTGACTGTAGTAGTTTATAAAGCTTCAAATCTATGCTTCAATTGCCTTGTTTGAATTTAGTGACCAAAGCTTCAATCCAAGAGATTTTTACTTAAGTTACGTTgaatttctttgaaatattgGGGAAGATTCCTGGCTTCTCTCTTACGAAGCATGCTGCCTTCCTTTTTTATCCATCCCGTGTCTGGCAAACGTATGTATTCTCTTCTGATCCATTGGTGCTGAAAACTTTTTGTCAAGTCTATGTTCAGATAATTTCAGTCTTTCTCACTAGAGGCCATGTGGCCAGGACACAATGGTTCCTTGTCTTTATTCAGAAGAATAAGGAAtcttacaaataatttaaaaaaacagtaaCTTTCCTGGCTGTATCTAAACACATTTTGATCTGTGGCCCTCATCAAGGGCCTGTTTTGTATTTACTTGGTTTATTGGTTACCTCTTACCTTTTTGTCATTTCCATCACTGAGCCAGAGCTGTTGACTGCAGGTTTTAAACAGAGTGTGTTCTCCAGTTTGCCATGATTTAGTGTTCCCATGATGTATTCTACAACTTGTGTTAAATAATAAGCTTCTTTCGGTACCTGAACATAATATCCAGTGCAAATTTCTGCAACCAGTCTTTCTAGTAATCTTTTTGCTCTTCCTCCTGAGATTGTTTCCAGTAGTCTTGGTGACAGATGTTTCCCTCTTCTATGCTCCTGTTCCCCAGCGTCCCTCTTGCCCAGGCTGTTGCCAGCTAGTCTTTACCTTTGTGTAGTTACTCCTCCCTGCTATCTATGGCTTGCTCTTTTTGGTAATGAAGAAATACATTCAAGAACTGGCATATATCTCTTACTTGGTTTTACTCTGCAAAGAGGCTCTCAAGGATAATTAGTCTTGGACAGTTTATAACAAGAAATTTGAGGATGTGAATGAGCATTcagcatggggtttttttccctgtaaaagttactttaatttattttcattctatgCTTTTTTCTGTCCTCTCTAGAGGACACAGCAAACAAAGGAGTATGCAAGTGGATTAAATTAACTCTTAACCAAACACTCAGTGTCATAGTGTGTACAGTGTACAATCCTGGAGAATTCTACTGTCAGATTTCAAACAGCCGTGGTAAGTTCATTCACTTAATTCTTTCTGATCGTTTCTTTGCTTCCTGGTTTGTCATTTATTATAGTTCTAATGAACTACTGTGTCAAGtaacaaatgtttttttttcactggaaGAGTGGCTTATTCATTGGAATAAGTTGTCCAGGAAGGTGGTAGAGTCATTGTCTCTGGAAGTGTGCAAGAGGTATCTTGATGTGGTACTTGGGGTGACTATGGTGGCGCTGGGTTGATGGTTGGACTAAATGATCTAGAAGAGTCTTTTCCACCCCTCATGATTTAGTGATTATGTTATAAAAGCAAATAAGAGACATGTTCCCTGTGCCAAGACTATATTTACTGGAGCTCTCTTCTAGTACGCTGTTGTAATTTATATCAACTTTGAGATACAGTAATTGTAACACAAAATTGAGAAAATGCAGCCATTAAGATGTGACTTCTTTTGGATTAGTTAAAAAGTAATCTTGTTTGTAGAAGTCTGTCTAAAGACTTCTAATAGCAATTGGCATTTTAAATGCTAGGAAAAGAATGTGACAAAATTTAGTGGCTGAAGAGGGAGCTAAAGGTattcaaacaaaaaatatgGGGCAGCTCTTAAAAAATGAGGGATGTTTGTTCTTTGACTTACATAGTCAAGGAATACATTTGAAGGTTTACAAGTAAACTGTAGAGTGAACAGTATTGATAAAGTTCAGGTCATCTCATTTCATCGATTtcatctttgtttttttctaattttcagaTTTACTTGCTCTAAACTCGCTTAACAAATCATTGTCTGAATACTGTCAGAAAACACCACCAGATGTTTTTGAGCCTGAGAATGGAGACCCTTGCTGTGCTTTTTACTCTGGCAAGTAACAGActaaaatagttttgtttttgtAGAGTGAACATGAAAAATTAGCGGATAGTTTACATTGGTGGAGGAGAgcaaaaaattgtatttatttactaACAAGTGGAAGATGGTAGACCTAGCAAATGTGTGaagtaattaataattttttttaatctttaaaattaGAGGATGGTAGCTGGTATCGTGCTGTAGTGCAAAATGTCACTTCAGATGGAAGTGTTCGAGTGAGCTTTGTGGACTATGGAAATACTGAGGATGTACCACGGGATAATATCCGACAGATCTCATCCTCCTTCCTGAAACTTCCATTTCAAGCAATTAAATGCTGGCTCTCAGGTGAACCTTaaggaattttcttttaaaagagcTCTTGCATTTAGGGACTTGCTGCTTTGGGGGAAGGAGGTGATGATAGGGAATACTGTGCAGAGCTCTgttcttttgtgtttgtttgctttctcttctctGAGCACCTGACAGTTCTCTGGAGTGATCTGCATAGACTTTGCTCACTGCTTTACTGGTCAGAAGGGAGCTTGTTTAGCTCTGCTTCATCTGTAGTGCTTactgttttttggttgttgcCTTCCTAGTTGTAAATCTGCTTTTGTGCAACTTTATATCTCAAAACTTTTGCAGGCAAATGAGCTAATCTATTTAAGTGAAGCAAGTTGGCCTTTCAGTTCTCTTTCATTTGACTCCTGGAGGGTTTGGCACTGTACTGCTGTTTCTGAATGTTCTGCAAATTTCATTTTCCACACCATTCAAAATTCTGCagaacttttctttctttctggtgTAATCTGtttggtttaaaaattaaaaatgtggaaaataggaaaaagctCAAAGCCTCATTTTGTTCAAATGTCTTGTGCTGTTCCCCTGCCCACCCACCCTGAAAGCACTTAGGTTATGTAGGCTCCTTTGATAAAAAGGCCTGATTATACTGATCCAAAACCAGTTTTAATCATGTTGTTTGTGTTAAGGCAAAGGATTTATTTGGTTGAATcataaaaaatagaagaaaacttGGGAATCTTGAGAAAATGTGGGCATTtagaaaaaaggaggaagagggagagCAGTTAACAGGATGAAGGACAATGTATTACTCTAGGGTAGTAAAAGTAGCCTTGATATTTCAGGGTACACTctaaagaatttttaaagttttttttaaaggaaattataaTGTTGAGAAAAGTCAGTTTTAATGAATTTTAACAGTTTCTTACATCCCAGGTATAAAGCCTGGGAATAGCCATTGGAATCCAGAAGCTACAAGAAGATTTCATATGTGCACTTCAGGCTTAGAACTTCAAGCTACAGTAACTTCCCTTTCTGAAGATGGGGCAGGTGTAGTCCTTACTGATAATACCACAGGTTGTCCAAAAATTATCAGTGAGATACTAACTTCAGAAAAACTGGTTGCAAAGGAAGTTCTGCAAGATAAAAATAACTTTCCAAACAAGTCTGTTGACCAAAAAGGTAATTAAAGGAATTCTAACTTTTAGATTTAACAAGAATTTTCAGTATTCCAGCCTTTAACCGTTATTTTCTTGTTTAACTACAATTAATATTAATGCATAGCTTTGGTTATATTGTCAGTTCTTACAGTTGAACACCAGCTGCCCTGCAGGTGGCATTACagacaaaaagagaaagataaaaatcGCTGTGTTTGTCTTAAATGAATGTTGTTTGCCTCTGTGGGAGTCAGAGAATTAGCAGTTTTCTAACTGAAACTTTTCACGTTTGCTTTTCAAGGTCTTTTTTCTGATCTGTTTTTTACTTTAGCTACTTTTATATGCCAACAGTTTATGAGCAGCAAAGTAAGCATCATTTATCTTGATTTAGATTTGTCTTCCTGAAGGGAAGACATGTAGTCATATCTGAAATTCAAAAAAGTTACTATaaatatcaaataaaataaCAGTTCCTTAAAATATATGTGTGCTTGGAGGACAGTGATAACACTGCATTTTCTTACAATTTCTATTAGTAACCTCACTTGGGCACTGGAAATCAATTGAATTGGCTGTAGATGAAACCATGTCTGTCTGTGTAACTGAAGTTGTAAGCCCAGACTTGTTCTATGCTGTACCAGTTGCGAATAAAGGTAAGAGAAAGTGTTCATTGTTCCTAACACCAGTAAGAAGTCACTGTTGCAAGCTAGTTAATAGAGTGAATGTGTGTAGTGAACTGAGCCATGTAGAAATCTATCTTAGACAgtaggaaaatataaaaatgtcaaAGATGGGAGCAGGGGGCTTAAGTATGCTCTTCATTGTACCCAGATGTGGTTAGtgaatgtgggtttttttctgtaggtCAAAAGAATCTCTTTAAGGAGCTGATTTCTCTGGAAGACTATTGTAGATCTTGTAACAAACAgcccttccaaccaaaaccgGGTGAAGCCTGTTGTGCTCAGTTTTCAGGTGAGACAGTAGCTTGTCCTTCCATTTCCTTGGCCAGTGTAAAACATGGctttcatttttgctttagACATAGGAAAAAACACCAACTTGAAAGTGCTTATGGATCTCTTAACAGTGCTTCTTATTAATTGGCCTTTTATATATCCATCacagtatttaaaaattctgtaaaaGCTCTACAGTTTCTTGTTATTGTGATAAACTGTGTTTATAAGATGATTCTTCACACGTGACTATTCTTGTCCCAATCTTTTCAGGTAATGGCAATTGGTACAGAGCTGTTGTTCTGGAAGATTTCCAGTCTGCAGTGAAAGTTCTGTATGGAGATTATGGCAGCACAGAAACTTTACCCCTTTCAAAGGTGCTGCCAATCACTGATACCTATTTAAAGCTGCCTTTTCAGACAATTACATGTTCACTTGCAGGTaaaaaaacctccccaaaataagcaaaaaaaccccacatcaATAACCTCTGACTGGTTTTCGTGAACATTGTAAATTTTTATCTGTTCTGGTGGTAGTATTCATTCCTTTATACTGGTAAGCAACATGAGGATCTTCTCAAATAGTATATTGGTAACCACGGTAAAAGCTGGTTTAGAAAACATGGTTTTAGTTTATTATCTCTAGAATTTAAGCTATTTCTATTAGGAAAATGTAGTATCATTTTCCAAAGGATGTATGTACGATTCAAGTTATAGCTTAAAGGAATTATTTATATAACAAacttgattttccttttttcacagGAATAGAGAAAGTTGAGTGGTCTCCATTAGTGCTCGACAAGTTGAAAAAACTATTATTGAAGCAACATGTCACAATTACAGTGAAAGGGATTAATGGAAATGTTAATTTAGTAACAGTGGAGAAACACTTGGACAATGGTTATGTGAATGTAGCTGACAGACTGCTAAAGGAGGGTTTGGTCACATCCTGCAGTGCTGAAAACTCACATAGTGAACATCAAGGTACATACTTTGGCTTGATTACTTCAGTTTGCTTATTTTAAAGAACTTGTAAGCACACGGGGTGGCTAAATGACTTTTTATTCTAAAAATCCTGGACAGTGCCACATGTCACCTCTTAAATTAGGGAATGAAAGTATATGTGTATTTTGCTCATTCACTTTGGTTTTTATAGGTAATGAAGGTGTGACCAACTGCTGCTGCAAGGAGTTAAAAGTGCAAGTAAGATTCATGCCAAGCAATACTTCCTTTTTTATGTTTCCAGAATTCAAAAGAAACCCTATGTAGGAAGCAAATGGGAGTAAGGGGAATAATAGCTACTGAAACATGGAAGTTTTGTGAAATGTATCCTGACACTTCTTCTCATGGTTTTTATAAATGGTAATAATTGGAGCACCCTGAAGCTGAGGGAGGATGGTGTTTAGAGCACACAGACTTCATTAGTCTGTACTTTGCCCCACAGACAGCtcttacttcatttttttttaagtgtttgaaGTCTCTTTCTCTGTTATCTAATTTAAGATGCTGATCTCAATCTTAATTTGAGTACTTAATCAATTTAGTTTGAGGAAGCtgcttcagggaaaaaaaaagggggggaggGACACATACATGGACAAGGGGAAGTCAGCTACAATTCTATTGGCTTTTTCCCTCTCTAGATTTTACAACAGAAAGGAACTTAATCTATTTATTGAATTAATATGGTATTTAGCTGAGTTTGTCATATTAGCATCTACCCTGATCTGAAATCAGCAATTAAAAACCCCCAGAATTGTATACTTCTAACTCTTTCTGCTTATTCCACAGCTTGAAAAGCATAAACAAGTCCTACTCTTCCTTTTAAACAAGTTTGGGAATCCAGAGGGATTCAGTGATATGAAAAATCTGTTGAAGCACTAAGTCTCTAACATGCACCATTTCATTTTCATGTCCACCAAGTTCCTGCAGTTCCTTTTTTAGAAGATCAAGAGCATCAGCTTAAAAAATGAGGGTCACTTTGTAGAAACTGTTTTTTAAGTACCTGCATTTATCTATAGGCTTGATTGTTACTGTGATGTAACTTAGAGGATTGCAAAGCTGCAAGCTAAAATTTatgttcttttcttgttttatgcCACCATGTGCTACTAAACATTTTGCTTGTATTTTCTTGTTGGATGGTCAGAAGTTTATGGAATGGCCATTACATTGTGAGCTTGTTCTGCAGACTTGCAGAACtattttattgaaattattgTAATTGTAAGGCTTACTTAACTTTGGTACCATTAATATTACTTGAAAAACTCAGTatcttcttttaatttctcatcTTTCAACCTAATTTCTGGTCTGAACTTAGACTGCTATTTGCTCTTCATAACCTTGATTTCAGTATCTTTAAAGGTTGATTGTTGTCTTGGACTGCATACAGGTAGTTCTCTCTAAAATCAGTAAACACTTCAATGTGCACAGTTCTTTCTTTACACTTATGCTGTATAATATGCATCTGTGAATGTTATTTTCAAGTGAATTGTATTGAAGCTGTTTTTTGTGTAGTTACATCATCAGGACTTCTACCGCATCAAGTTTTCACATCATAATAAAAAAGACCCAGTCTCAGCTGTGACAAGAATACTGAATCAAATTATTAAGCGATTATCAGTAATTGCTGACTAATTCAGGAATGTCAGATTATTTTTTGTGGAATACAATAGACATTTGCTGATTGAAACTGCAGGGTCAGTCTTTTTTGTCCGCTTACAACACATACTTCAAGTTTGGGCTTCTGCAGAGTGGAAGAATTTTGAGATTAAAATtgttgcaaaatattttcctttgactTAATGTTTTATTGCACTCAAATTGcctcagatttcttttttccctgccccttAGTTTTTGTTGCAACATATTCTTGCAGTAACTAATAATTAGATTGATGTTTGTACTTCAATTTCTGGAGTTTTGTTCATGCCCCTGGTTCTGAACCAAGACTCTGGCTTTGTCAAGTGTCCTTTGACTCCCTGGGACCAGAGTGCCTTGCACAAGCATTGCTCTCATGCAAAGCACCTCACTGATGTTTTAGTACTGCCACTCCTCTTGTTCACTTGTCTACATCATCCCTTTCCTAGCACTTAACACTGCAGTTCAGAAGATAAGTTTGACTGCAGTAGCCAAAAGCATTTCATAAGCAGgacaaaggaaaaggaaagcttGTTCTACttgggtaaaaaaaaacaaaaaaaaaaaaaaaaaaaaaacaaaaaaaaaaaaaaaaacaaaaaaaaaaaaaacaaaaaaaacaaactggaaAGCAGTGGTCAGTGTTTCACAAAGTCATGTGGCAGTAAGTGGAGAAGTAAGAGACTTCATGTGGTTCCGGTACTTAGTTCACCCCTTCTTTTCAGGTGAACTCTTGGGAGCATCAGTGTAGGAACAAACCAAGCAAGAAATTTGGCAACCCAATGGAGTTCCTTAAGTAGCACTGAGGTCCTCTTGCATTGTTTTTTCTCTGCTAGTTTTAATTTCTACTTGAAATCTTTTCTTGAAGTGATGAACTGTTGCCTATGGATTATATTTATCTAGACTTAGTAACATGCATGCTCTTGCAAACAAAATTTGCGTTCTgaacaaggaaaacaaaagtgaaCTGGAAGTCTAGAATAACGTCACTATTCAAAGGGAAGTAGTGTGAAGTTAATAAGAATTACCTAGCACTGCAAAGCAACAAGgcttttttaaatccttttaatttATGAAGCACTGTTGGAGGAACTTTAGTGTATACTTAGCTTACTGGGTTTGACTGAAATTATTTATCATTTAGCAGTTGATATGTTCCTAACTCTACATACAGTGAGGTAGACACAAGGGTGTATTTTGCCTGTACAATTCAAAAATTATTGATCATTGTTTAGGTTTGGTGTGGGAAGAGGTGTGCGAGCTCAGTTCTGTGCAACTAGTACTGGCAGAGAATAATAGTaacaaaacataattttaaaaacaggcCCCATACATCATCCCTCCAGGTGTAGTAGGTGTGAATATGGTACTTTTGCTCACAGGTCGGGAGTAGTTTTCTGTGCATTAGGAAAAACATTCTCAAAAAAACCTGACTCCTACGTGAAGCTCCTTTGGGGCTGCTGTGAGGCAgagtggctgtggctgccagcgctgctggctgtgctccagggctgcTGAGAGTTCTGGCTGCGCGGAGCCTGTTGGAGGAGTGGATACACCAAGGTTCCTCCTAAATGTAACCCACAGCAGTGTGGGTGTTCCTGGGGTTGTTTCCCCGCCCCTCAGTTGGTAGTTACAGGTTCGGGCTGTGGTGGATGTGGAGGAGAGGTGTAATCCAAGTGGGAGAAGGCTGCTCATAACCTCCGCAGGTGCACCGTGGCCGTGCAATCTGCCGAGAAAAGGTAAAGTGCGACTCGGAGAGCTT
Encoded proteins:
- the TDRD1 gene encoding tudor domain-containing protein 1, with protein sequence MMAEPLNLQHKGSSMEDKTGRENFIAASDKENTVSHSNCINGKPKKLQYSSKRAFSICYDKSFLSFLVPPPKGGTCHHCGLFGKLRCSQCLQTYYCSADCQKKDWPAHQVVCDPLKQNLNDSKTNTGVYLKEEVRLRFAVDVLPDSEDCLNNVPLEMKSHLASGSDAKVDFPRVSENHAKGSERGCEDEDSFHSANSVTKFVSLSIGEKFSGVVSHIQDPDSFFCQRMQSARQLAELEASLNEYCGKIPSSPSFRPAAGNVCCAQFTEDNLWYRAAVTAYASEDTVLVNYMDYGNSDSLPLTRLRPIIPSLMDLPAQAIRCSLAGVKPPLGGVWTSEGISYMKKLVKDKVLTVKVVDKDSSKSMVEITDASVIPVINVSSLLLEEGFAAEELSMALPAARGTDAEQANKDTANKGVCKWIKLTLNQTLSVIVCTVYNPGEFYCQISNSRDLLALNSLNKSLSEYCQKTPPDVFEPENGDPCCAFYSEDGSWYRAVVQNVTSDGSVRVSFVDYGNTEDVPRDNIRQISSSFLKLPFQAIKCWLSGIKPGNSHWNPEATRRFHMCTSGLELQATVTSLSEDGAGVVLTDNTTGCPKIISEILTSEKLVAKEVLQDKNNFPNKSVDQKVTSLGHWKSIELAVDETMSVCVTEVVSPDLFYAVPVANKGQKNLFKELISLEDYCRSCNKQPFQPKPGEACCAQFSGNGNWYRAVVLEDFQSAVKVLYGDYGSTETLPLSKVLPITDTYLKLPFQTITCSLAGIEKVEWSPLVLDKLKKLLLKQHVTITVKGINGNVNLVTVEKHLDNGYVNVADRLLKEGLVTSCSAENSHSEHQGNEGVTNCCCKELKVQLEKHKQVLLFLLNKFGNPEGFSDMKNLLKH